The following are encoded in a window of Longimicrobiaceae bacterium genomic DNA:
- a CDS encoding cytochrome c oxidase assembly protein, translated as MLSLALLHAGTFSWSDWRLYPSFLVGWLLFGGAYYLFAGPLRRYFPGSEPVPLAKIVSFTLGLLIMLVSLQGPLHELSDYFLFSAHMVQHLGVMLVMPPFLLYGTPDWMLRPVVRWRPILRLARWVSLPLVAFALNNVIFGAWHFPGPYDLMMRNHDVHVVMHLMIMVTGTIMWWPVLSPLPEVPRIAPPLQMIYLFVLGIPMMVVAALITFSDNALYTWYAAAPRIFSLDVLEDQRLGGVIMWVPGGLVIWLAITFVYFRWTNREKAIEEAEKEQQRTRVDRSRLVISPPPFPDR; from the coding sequence ATGCTGTCGCTTGCCCTTCTGCACGCCGGCACTTTTTCCTGGAGCGATTGGAGGCTGTATCCGTCGTTTCTGGTGGGGTGGCTGCTGTTCGGAGGGGCCTACTATCTCTTCGCGGGGCCGCTGCGACGCTACTTCCCGGGCTCCGAGCCGGTGCCGCTGGCGAAGATCGTCAGCTTCACCCTCGGCCTGCTGATCATGCTCGTGTCGCTGCAGGGCCCGCTGCACGAGCTCTCCGACTATTTCCTCTTCAGCGCACACATGGTCCAGCATCTCGGCGTGATGCTGGTCATGCCGCCGTTCCTGCTCTACGGCACTCCGGACTGGATGCTGCGTCCGGTCGTCCGCTGGCGCCCGATCCTCCGCCTTGCTCGATGGGTATCGCTGCCGCTGGTGGCCTTCGCGCTGAACAACGTCATCTTCGGTGCCTGGCACTTCCCCGGCCCGTACGATCTGATGATGCGGAACCACGACGTACACGTGGTGATGCACCTGATGATCATGGTCACGGGCACGATCATGTGGTGGCCCGTGTTGAGCCCTTTGCCGGAGGTGCCACGCATCGCCCCGCCGCTACAGATGATCTATCTGTTCGTGCTGGGGATTCCGATGATGGTGGTGGCGGCGCTGATCACCTTCTCGGACAACGCCCTCTACACCTGGTACGCTGCCGCGCCGCGAATCTTCTCACTCGACGTGTTGGAGGATCAGCGACTCGGTGGGGTGATCATGTGGGTACCCGGGGGGCTCGTGATCTGGCTAGCGATCACTTTCGTCTACTTCCGCTGGACGAACCGCGAGAAGGCGATCGAGGAAGCGGAGAAAGAGCAGCAGCGCACCAGGGTGGATCGCAGCCGCCTCGTCATCTCGCCACCACCGTTTCCTGATCGTTGA
- a CDS encoding c-type cytochrome produces MPILLLLAPAACGSPQPRPSPEPPEVTTVAHVHSIEDALASFRLPEGYRVEVVAYEPMVQDPVAIDFDADGRMYVVEMRGYMPDISGENEDRRNGRIVVLEDTNWDGLMDRRTVFMDSLVLPRAVKVLEHGVLVAATPYLWLARDLDGDLRADSIELIRGDYGSTRSNPEHNANGLLWGIDNWIKNANYAGEFRLRPDGTFEFRKTPAQGQWGVSMDDYGRLYRNSNEDPLRADLIPAHYATRNPDQGSIAGVYHRLTPNVPVWPARPTPAVNRGYRDRTLRPDSTLAHYTSAGSPTAYVGDRLPEELRNTVFVTESAGNLVGRFVVEEGEDGFPVARRDRPEADFMTSTDQRFRPVNLATAPDGTLYVVDMYRGIIQHRVYITGYLEDQIRARQMEQPTGLGRIYRIVHESTKRDKRPRLSRRTPPQLVDYLGHPNGWWRITAQRLIVERNDSSVAPALRARVRSAVDDRERLHALWTLDGLGAADRATVVTALGDESPHVRAAAVRIAEPWLRQGDAAATAAVMRLMEDSTFLVRRQVAASLGELPTDRRENVLFQVATRAGNDPVVADLVVSALAGREVEFLERLASAAHSETAARTMRSLAATIARKRDPEELQRVLSLATEADEPRWQQVALLEGIRPEGGRGRGGAATKLPAPPRALQALTESSDQELRELATAVAASLTWPGKPQPEAPPVRELTPDEQRLFVLGGQIYSAQCAACHQPDGEGMEGVAKRLVGSRWALSSPNQVIRILLHGKEGEMLMPPLGASMSDEEVAAVLTYVRRSWGNTGSPISPDQVSEARGESGNRSRAWTEEELEEMGR; encoded by the coding sequence TTGCCGATTCTGCTGCTCCTCGCCCCCGCCGCGTGCGGCTCGCCTCAGCCCCGTCCTTCGCCCGAGCCCCCCGAGGTCACCACAGTAGCGCACGTGCACTCCATCGAGGACGCCCTCGCCAGCTTTCGTCTTCCTGAGGGTTACCGGGTCGAGGTAGTCGCGTACGAGCCCATGGTCCAGGACCCCGTGGCGATTGACTTCGACGCCGACGGCCGCATGTACGTGGTGGAGATGCGCGGCTACATGCCCGACATCTCGGGTGAGAACGAGGATCGCCGCAACGGTCGTATCGTGGTCCTCGAGGATACCAACTGGGACGGGCTGATGGATCGCCGCACGGTGTTCATGGACAGCCTCGTCCTGCCGCGAGCGGTCAAGGTCCTGGAGCACGGGGTGCTCGTCGCGGCCACACCGTACCTGTGGCTCGCTCGCGATCTGGATGGCGACCTCCGCGCGGATTCGATCGAGCTCATTCGAGGCGACTACGGCTCAACCCGCTCCAACCCGGAGCACAACGCCAACGGCCTGCTCTGGGGGATCGACAACTGGATCAAGAACGCGAATTACGCCGGCGAATTCCGTTTGCGACCGGACGGAACGTTCGAGTTCCGCAAGACCCCCGCGCAGGGTCAGTGGGGGGTCTCTATGGACGACTACGGCCGCCTCTACCGCAACAGTAACGAGGATCCGCTCCGGGCAGACCTCATCCCTGCGCACTACGCCACTCGCAATCCCGACCAGGGGAGCATCGCGGGTGTCTATCATCGGCTGACCCCGAACGTCCCGGTGTGGCCCGCACGTCCGACCCCCGCGGTGAACCGCGGGTACCGGGACCGCACCCTGCGTCCGGATAGCACCCTGGCCCATTACACTTCGGCCGGGAGCCCCACCGCCTACGTGGGAGATCGGCTGCCGGAAGAGCTCCGCAACACCGTGTTCGTCACCGAATCCGCGGGCAATCTGGTGGGTCGCTTCGTGGTGGAGGAGGGAGAGGACGGCTTCCCGGTCGCCCGTCGCGACCGCCCGGAGGCAGACTTCATGACCTCCACCGATCAGCGCTTCCGCCCGGTCAACCTCGCTACCGCCCCCGACGGCACACTCTACGTAGTCGACATGTATCGGGGGATCATCCAGCACCGCGTCTACATCACAGGGTATCTGGAGGACCAGATCCGGGCCCGCCAGATGGAGCAGCCCACTGGGCTGGGGCGGATCTACCGCATCGTCCACGAGTCGACCAAACGCGACAAGCGACCTCGACTCTCACGGCGCACACCCCCGCAGCTCGTGGACTACCTCGGCCACCCCAACGGCTGGTGGCGGATCACGGCACAGCGCCTGATCGTCGAGCGCAACGACTCTTCGGTGGCGCCGGCGCTGCGCGCGCGAGTGCGCTCCGCAGTGGATGACCGCGAGCGCCTCCACGCGCTCTGGACGCTCGACGGCCTTGGGGCTGCGGATCGCGCAACCGTAGTGACCGCACTCGGTGACGAATCTCCGCACGTGCGCGCCGCCGCAGTGCGCATTGCCGAGCCCTGGCTGCGGCAAGGGGACGCCGCGGCCACGGCGGCAGTGATGCGGCTCATGGAGGACTCGACCTTTCTCGTGCGACGACAGGTAGCAGCTTCACTCGGTGAACTGCCCACCGATCGGCGCGAGAATGTCCTCTTCCAGGTGGCCACCCGGGCGGGTAATGACCCGGTCGTCGCAGACCTGGTGGTAAGCGCGCTTGCCGGTCGCGAGGTGGAGTTCCTGGAGCGGCTCGCAAGCGCCGCTCATTCGGAGACGGCTGCAAGGACGATGCGTTCGCTGGCCGCCACCATTGCACGAAAGCGAGATCCCGAGGAGCTGCAGCGGGTGCTCTCGCTGGCGACGGAGGCCGACGAGCCGCGCTGGCAGCAAGTCGCCTTGTTGGAGGGGATCCGGCCGGAGGGAGGACGCGGACGCGGCGGTGCCGCTACGAAGCTCCCTGCGCCGCCGCGCGCGCTGCAGGCGCTCACGGAGAGCTCGGACCAGGAGCTTCGCGAGCTCGCAACGGCCGTCGCGGCCAGCCTCACCTGGCCTGGCAAGCCTCAGCCGGAAGCTCCTCCCGTACGGGAGCTGACTCCGGACGAGCAGCGACTGTTCGTCCTGGGTGGGCAGATCTACTCCGCTCAGTGTGCCGCCTGCCACCAGCCGGATGGCGAGGGGATGGAAGGCGTCGCCAAGCGCCTCGTCGGCTCGCGCTGGGCACTTTCCTCACCGAACCAGGTGATCCGGATTCTCCTGCACGGCAAGGAGGGCGAGATGCTGATGCCCCCTCTCGGCGCCTCGATGAGCGACGAGGAGGTCGCAGCCGTCCTCACCTACGTGAGGCGCTCGTGGGGGAACACTGGCAGCCCGATCAGCCCCGACCAGGTGAGCGAGGCCCGGGGAGAATCGGGGAACCGCTCGCGAGCGTGGACGGAAGAGGAGCTGGAGGAGATGGGGCGCTAG
- a CDS encoding cytochrome C oxidase subunit IV family protein, translating into MSSETREIMHDQHSHPVHGTRTYWTIGAILFVVTAAEIFAYYIENQLGPMAVPTILILSAAKFALVVMFYMHLKYDSKVFTGIFLFPFALATLVIVSLTLLYHLLHPLR; encoded by the coding sequence ATGAGCAGCGAAACGCGCGAAATCATGCATGACCAGCACTCGCATCCGGTGCACGGCACGAGGACGTACTGGACCATCGGCGCGATCCTGTTCGTCGTCACCGCGGCCGAGATCTTCGCCTACTACATCGAGAATCAGCTCGGTCCCATGGCGGTTCCGACGATTCTGATTCTCTCCGCGGCGAAGTTCGCGCTGGTCGTGATGTTCTACATGCACCTGAAGTACGACAGCAAGGTCTTCACGGGCATCTTCCTGTTCCCGTTCGCGCTGGCGACGCTCGTGATCGTCTCGCTGACCCTGCTGTACCACCTGCTGCATCCGTTGCGGTAA
- a CDS encoding sugar phosphate nucleotidyltransferase: MDAMILAAGLGTRLRPLTDRIPKALIEVGGMPILGRVAHRLIEAGADRLIINLHHLGDRIREYVTEMESFGVEVVFSEEAKGALETGGAILKARGLLRADAPFFLHNADILSDLPLSEMYRQHLRSGALATLAVMARPSTRYLLFDEDGLFGRVDERKEIRLITREPVGQETRLAFAGVHVIDPRFPRLLHERGAFSILEPYLRLVEEGERILPFRIDGYQWIDIGKPEQLAEARAIFAGS; encoded by the coding sequence ATGGACGCGATGATCCTGGCGGCGGGTTTGGGTACCCGACTTCGCCCGCTGACGGACCGAATCCCCAAAGCGCTCATCGAGGTGGGTGGCATGCCCATCCTGGGCCGGGTGGCGCACCGGCTGATCGAGGCGGGAGCCGATCGGCTGATCATCAACCTTCACCACCTGGGCGATCGCATCCGGGAGTATGTCACCGAGATGGAGTCCTTCGGGGTCGAGGTGGTGTTCTCGGAAGAGGCCAAGGGGGCCCTGGAGACGGGTGGAGCCATTCTGAAGGCGCGCGGGCTTCTCCGCGCAGACGCGCCGTTCTTCCTGCACAACGCTGACATCCTCAGCGACCTGCCACTTTCAGAGATGTACCGCCAGCACCTGCGGTCAGGTGCGCTGGCCACGCTGGCGGTGATGGCGCGCCCGTCGACGCGGTACCTGTTGTTCGACGAGGACGGGTTGTTCGGCCGGGTCGATGAACGAAAAGAAATCCGGCTCATCACTCGCGAGCCGGTAGGGCAGGAAACGCGATTGGCGTTCGCAGGAGTTCACGTGATCGACCCGCGCTTCCCGCGGCTGCTGCACGAGCGTGGTGCGTTCTCGATCCTCGAGCCCTACCTGCGTCTGGTCGAGGAGGGGGAGCGCATCCTCCCCTTCCGCATTGACGGCTATCAGTGGATCGACATCGGGAAGCCGGAGCAGCTCGCGGAGGCTCGCGCGATCTTCGCCGGCAGCTAG